A DNA window from Candidatus Brocadia sp. contains the following coding sequences:
- a CDS encoding co-chaperone GroES, whose translation MNVRPLGEKILIKRVEAEGKTAGGILLPDTAKEKPKEGKIIALGDGKLLKSGERAKFQVAKGDRVLFSSYGGTEVKIDGEEYLLMSEDDILAVID comes from the coding sequence ATGAATGTAAGGCCATTAGGTGAAAAAATATTAATAAAGAGGGTCGAAGCGGAGGGAAAGACTGCCGGCGGTATTCTATTACCCGATACGGCGAAAGAAAAACCAAAGGAAGGTAAGATTATTGCTCTTGGAGACGGGAAATTATTAAAGAGCGGAGAGCGGGCGAAGTTTCAGGTTGCGAAGGGTGACAGGGTACTATTCAGTTCTTACGGTGGTACCGAAGTAAAAATCGATGGCGAAGAATATCTGCTGATGTCTGAAGATGATATTTTGGCTGTAATTGACTAA
- a CDS encoding response regulator, with the protein MMALLDPRAGHYSLLITDDDESCRDSIKDVFKPKGYTTYLASCGREAVKIARTEEVHLLILDVHLPDYSGLETFKIIKKEISLTIPCIFMSGEITKELQIDLISEDVYTLIPKPININILRDSVEQVIAKYYWK; encoded by the coding sequence ATGATGGCATTATTAGATCCGCGCGCAGGGCACTATTCGCTTCTTATAACTGATGACGATGAATCCTGCCGTGACAGTATAAAAGACGTATTTAAACCCAAGGGTTACACAACATATCTTGCGAGTTGTGGACGAGAGGCTGTTAAGATAGCCAGAACAGAAGAGGTACATCTGTTAATTCTGGATGTACACCTTCCTGATTATAGTGGTCTTGAAACATTTAAGATTATAAAAAAGGAAATCAGTCTTACCATTCCTTGCATCTTTATGTCAGGAGAAATAACAAAGGAACTTCAAATTGATCTTATAAGTGAGGATGTGTATACCCTGATACCAAAACCGATTAACATTAATATATTACGGGATTCCGTGGAGCAAGTTATTGCGAAATACTATTGGAAATAG
- a CDS encoding 4-hydroxybenzoate octaprenyltransferase — protein sequence MGFSDLLKKITSILDLIKFSHTIFSFPFAVMSAFLAAGGMPGIKQLLLIIAALVAARSAAMSFNRLVDASYDAYNPRTAYRVELQKKIGRSSVWIFTILCVILFIACAWLLNRLAFFMAPLAILVIFGYSYTKRFTHLSHFVLGLALGLSPIGAWVGIQGTLAPTPFLLAFAVVLWTAGFDIIYACQDLEHDVKTGLYSIPKKLGIRGALILSGVLHLFMVLVLLALSRYADLGMIYLFGVCIIAALLLYEHALVRPKDLSKINTAFFTVNGIISVGLMGITLIDIFVR from the coding sequence ATGGGTTTTTCTGACCTGCTGAAAAAAATTACTTCGATACTCGATTTAATCAAATTCAGTCATACGATATTTTCGTTTCCCTTTGCAGTGATGAGTGCATTCCTTGCGGCAGGAGGCATGCCAGGTATAAAACAATTATTATTAATCATTGCAGCACTGGTAGCAGCACGTAGTGCAGCCATGTCTTTTAATCGGTTGGTTGATGCATCTTACGACGCCTACAACCCACGCACAGCTTATCGTGTCGAACTGCAAAAGAAAATCGGCAGAAGCTCTGTGTGGATATTTACCATTCTCTGCGTCATACTCTTTATTGCCTGTGCATGGTTACTTAACCGGTTGGCATTCTTTATGGCCCCCTTAGCCATCCTTGTCATCTTTGGTTATTCATACACAAAACGGTTTACCCATTTATCTCATTTTGTCCTGGGTCTTGCATTAGGATTGTCACCTATCGGTGCATGGGTGGGGATTCAGGGGACACTGGCACCGACACCTTTCCTGCTGGCCTTTGCAGTAGTATTGTGGACAGCAGGGTTCGATATTATCTATGCATGTCAGGACCTGGAACACGACGTAAAGACAGGATTATATTCCATTCCTAAGAAATTAGGCATCAGGGGGGCATTAATACTTTCCGGGGTATTGCATCTTTTTATGGTATTAGTGCTGCTCGCGTTATCCCGATATGCCGATTTGGGTATGATTTATCTGTTTGGGGTATGTATCATTGCCGCTTTGCTGTTGTATGAACATGCCCTCGTAAGGCCCAAAGACCTATCAAAAATTAACACGGCCTTTTTTACCGTGAATGGAATTATCAGCGTTGGACTCATGGGTATAACATTAATAGACATCTTTGTGAGGTGA
- a CDS encoding PIN domain-containing protein, with amino-acid sequence MSLKSALCDINFFLDIFLKREQFYFPAAGVFKMIEEKKLKGYICALSFPTLYYLLSKELKREKSVKILEKVRIVFHVAAVDERVIDLSLTSNFRDFEDAVQYYSAVLANADCLITRNKSDYKVDNLPVLTPEEFLAIVEA; translated from the coding sequence ATATCGTTGAAATCCGCCCTCTGCGATATCAATTTCTTTCTCGATATTTTCCTTAAGCGCGAGCAGTTTTACTTTCCGGCTGCGGGGGTATTTAAAATGATCGAAGAGAAGAAATTGAAGGGATATATCTGCGCCCTCAGTTTCCCGACTCTTTACTACCTGCTCTCGAAAGAACTGAAGCGGGAGAAGTCTGTAAAGATTTTAGAAAAGGTCAGGATCGTCTTTCACGTAGCGGCGGTTGATGAGCGCGTGATTGATCTATCACTGACGTCAAATTTCAGGGACTTTGAAGATGCCGTGCAGTATTATTCGGCGGTTTTAGCAAACGCTGACTGCCTTATTACCAGGAATAAAAGCGATTACAAGGTTGATAACCTGCCGGTTTTAACACCGGAAGAATTTCTGGCGATTGTAGAAGCATAG
- a CDS encoding DUF2905 domain-containing protein produces the protein MGELSAFGKILIGLGILMIIIGGLFVVGGKIPFLGRLPGDIVVQKKNFSFYFPITTCIIISIIFSLIMWLLSRR, from the coding sequence ATGGGTGAATTGAGCGCATTTGGCAAGATTTTAATAGGCCTGGGCATTCTTATGATCATCATCGGTGGGCTTTTTGTGGTCGGGGGCAAGATCCCTTTTCTAGGCAGACTTCCCGGCGATATCGTCGTTCAAAAGAAAAACTTTAGCTTCTACTTCCCCATCACCACCTGCATCATCATCAGCATCATCTTCTCCCTGATCATGTGGTTATTGAGCAGGAGATAA
- a CDS encoding nucleoside deaminase, whose translation MDNFMKAAIDEAKFGLREGGIPIGSVLVMDGKIVGRGHNKRVQENNPIMHAEINCLSNAGRIGRYRETILYSTLMPCYLCAGAVVQFGIKKVIVGESENFAGAKEFMESHGVKIVDLNLNECKQLMKDFIRKNPELWNEDIGEL comes from the coding sequence ATGGATAACTTTATGAAGGCCGCAATCGATGAGGCAAAATTCGGACTGCGTGAGGGCGGGATTCCCATTGGTTCTGTTCTTGTTATGGACGGAAAGATTGTCGGAAGAGGGCATAATAAACGTGTGCAGGAAAATAATCCGATCATGCACGCTGAAATTAACTGCCTGAGTAATGCCGGGAGGATTGGCAGATACCGTGAGACGATCCTTTATTCTACCTTGATGCCCTGCTATCTTTGTGCTGGTGCAGTTGTCCAGTTTGGAATTAAGAAGGTCATTGTGGGGGAGTCAGAGAACTTTGCTGGTGCAAAAGAATTTATGGAATCACATGGGGTAAAGATCGTTGATTTAAACCTTAATGAGTGCAAACAATTGATGAAAGATTTTATCCGGAAAAATCCTGAACTTTGGAACGAGGATATTGGAGAGCTATAG